The Gammaproteobacteria bacterium genome has a segment encoding these proteins:
- the znuB gene encoding zinc ABC transporter permease subunit ZnuB translates to MDDFMLRALLAGVGTALVTGPLGAFIVWRRMAYFGDTLAHSALLGVALGLFMEININLSIVFVCVLLAVLLVVLQHQRRLASDTLLGILSHSALSLGLVSLALIQSVQVDLMGYLFGDILAVSVSDLYWIYGGGLFALVSLIIIWRPLLALTVHEELARVEGVPVTTVKLIFMLLVALIIALSMKVVGILLVTSLLIIPAATARGFAKTPEQMALLAALIGCLAVGSGLFASLQWDLPAGPAVVMVAALFFFLAPLWPRRNQTHAA, encoded by the coding sequence ATGGATGATTTCATGCTTCGAGCGTTGCTCGCTGGGGTTGGAACGGCATTGGTCACGGGGCCGCTCGGTGCGTTTATCGTCTGGCGGCGTATGGCCTATTTTGGTGATACCTTAGCTCACTCAGCGCTACTCGGTGTTGCTCTGGGCTTATTTATGGAAATCAATATTAACCTGTCCATTGTTTTCGTCTGTGTACTGCTGGCCGTGTTACTCGTCGTACTACAACATCAAAGACGACTGGCCAGTGACACGTTATTGGGCATTCTTTCTCACAGCGCACTCTCACTCGGTTTAGTCTCACTGGCATTGATACAATCAGTACAGGTCGATTTAATGGGTTATCTGTTCGGTGATATTTTGGCGGTTTCCGTATCCGATCTCTACTGGATCTATGGCGGTGGCCTGTTTGCCCTCGTGTCGCTCATCATAATATGGCGACCTTTATTAGCACTGACCGTTCATGAAGAGCTTGCCCGTGTCGAAGGCGTTCCGGTCACTACGGTCAAGCTGATTTTTATGCTGTTAGTCGCTCTGATCATCGCTCTGTCCATGAAGGTTGTCGGAATTTTATTGGTCACATCGCTCCTCATCATTCCAGCAGCCACCGCACGCGGCTTTGCCAAAACACCGGAGCAGATGGCATTATTAGCTGCGCTCATCGGCTGCCTGGCTGTTGGCAGTGGGCTATTTGCATCTCTGCAATGGGATCTTCCAGCAGGCCCAGCCGTGGTCATGGTGGCTGCACTGTTCTTTTTTCTCGCGCCATTATGGCCACGTCGCAATCAAACTCATGCCGCATAA
- a CDS encoding DUF1461 domain-containing protein encodes MSHKTIFYKIRSLPLLGQIFIVFLSLWVGLFLAWQTLSATHFFYPQIYDALDFEPFIEEFAPQNHYKTGFETTDREQHIVLFGQIVDAINNKGQNLSEITYHDSEGNVIDKLLREPEVVHLQDVANLLDTLRTSEYWAIVMLLIIIALFWVTKSPLQYIGYTLFITLGIVAIIAVSIIVYGARDVFYQLHTVIFPQNHQWFFYYQESLMTTLMKAPDIFAVIAALLSGLALLYFAMILWATKKLLNINRD; translated from the coding sequence ATGTCACATAAAACCATATTTTATAAAATAAGGTCACTGCCACTACTTGGGCAAATATTTATTGTTTTTTTATCATTGTGGGTGGGGCTATTTTTAGCATGGCAAACACTCAGCGCCACTCACTTTTTCTATCCACAAATATACGATGCGCTGGACTTTGAACCCTTTATCGAAGAGTTCGCACCACAAAATCATTACAAAACTGGCTTTGAAACCACTGATCGCGAGCAACACATCGTTCTTTTTGGACAAATCGTTGACGCAATCAACAATAAGGGGCAAAATCTGTCCGAAATCACATATCATGACAGTGAAGGGAATGTGATTGATAAGCTATTACGTGAACCTGAAGTCGTTCATCTTCAGGATGTCGCTAATCTGCTGGACACATTAAGAACATCGGAGTATTGGGCAATAGTGATGCTGCTCATAATCATAGCGCTGTTCTGGGTCACAAAGAGCCCACTCCAATATATTGGCTATACACTATTTATCACACTAGGCATCGTTGCAATAATAGCTGTTTCAATCATAGTTTATGGTGCTAGAGATGTTTTTTATCAGTTACACACGGTAATTTTTCCACAAAACCACCAATGGTTTTTTTATTATCAAGAGTCATTAATGACCACACTGATGAAAGCACCGGATATTTTTGCTGTAATCGCGGCTTTACTTTCGGGGTTAGCGCTTTTATATTTTGCCATGATATTATGGGCAACAAAGAAACTACTAAATATAAACCGTGATTAA
- a CDS encoding symmetrical bis(5'-nucleosyl)-tetraphosphatase produces the protein MAIYAIGDVQGCFDELLVLLDKISFNPEQDQLWFAGDLVNRGPKSVEVLRFVKNLGDRAVAVLGNHDFHLLAVAHGCGRKLRKDTLQQVLDAPDGDELISWLRHQPLLHHDETVAYTMVHAGLPPQWNLSEARQYAGEVGTLMRSDEYGDFLEVMYSNSPDIWSDDLAGLDRIRFIVNCFSRLRYCDQVGRLALEYKDAPGSQPSGVVPWFDVSDRRSAGESIVFGHWSTLGIGLRKNSWSLDSGCLWGGKLTALKLGEKPQWFQVACDGVCLPK, from the coding sequence ATGGCGATATATGCTATTGGTGATGTGCAGGGCTGTTTTGATGAATTGCTAGTATTACTGGATAAAATTAGTTTCAACCCAGAGCAGGATCAGTTGTGGTTTGCTGGGGATTTAGTCAATCGTGGGCCAAAATCAGTAGAAGTATTACGCTTTGTTAAAAATTTAGGTGACCGAGCCGTGGCTGTGCTTGGGAATCATGATTTTCACCTATTGGCTGTTGCACATGGTTGCGGTAGAAAGTTGAGGAAAGATACTTTGCAACAGGTGCTTGATGCGCCTGATGGTGATGAGCTTATTTCGTGGTTACGTCATCAACCTTTATTACATCATGATGAAACAGTTGCTTATACAATGGTGCACGCGGGTTTGCCTCCTCAATGGAATTTATCTGAAGCACGTCAATATGCCGGCGAAGTTGGAACGTTGATGCGTAGTGATGAGTATGGAGATTTTCTTGAGGTGATGTATAGCAATTCACCTGATATTTGGAGTGATGATTTGGCGGGATTAGATCGCATTCGTTTTATTGTGAACTGCTTTAGTCGCTTGCGTTATTGTGATCAAGTGGGTCGGTTAGCCTTAGAGTATAAAGATGCGCCCGGCTCTCAGCCTAGCGGTGTGGTTCCATGGTTTGACGTAAGTGATCGGCGCAGTGCTGGTGAGTCGATCGTATTTGGACATTGGTCTACGTTGGGTATTGGCTTAAGAAAGAATAGCTGGTCACTAGACAGTGGCTGTCTTTGGGGCGGAAAATTAACAGCACTCAAACTGGGTGAAAAGCCGCAATGGTTTCAGGTGGCATGTGATGGAGTGTGCTTGCCAAAGTGA
- a CDS encoding OmpA family protein, whose protein sequence is MIFAFLLLSALIITEYTIQPVEQNIVDQSAPIVPNIRAETQPHTHQKNSHTKIQAITTRFEFITLTPVLFDFDQSKLSHPAKESLDEIVTFISTTKGVKRLFIEGNTDQSGSNSYNDRLSDHRANSVKKYLLEKGVPKKLLSETGYGEMRPIDEYWTRNGKQRNRHVSLHILVNKSIEQAP, encoded by the coding sequence ATGATCTTTGCCTTTTTACTGCTATCCGCACTGATTATCACCGAATATACAATACAGCCTGTAGAGCAAAATATCGTCGATCAGTCTGCTCCAATCGTCCCAAATATAAGAGCTGAAACTCAGCCACACACACATCAAAAAAATTCACATACCAAAATTCAAGCGATAACAACGCGTTTTGAATTTATCACACTCACACCTGTATTATTTGATTTTGACCAGTCAAAACTAAGTCATCCTGCAAAAGAATCTCTTGATGAAATTGTAACATTTATTTCAACGACAAAAGGAGTTAAACGACTGTTTATTGAAGGGAATACAGACCAGTCGGGCAGCAACAGTTACAATGACCGGCTCTCAGACCATCGTGCAAATTCGGTTAAAAAATATCTATTAGAGAAAGGGGTGCCTAAAAAACTGCTTTCTGAAACGGGTTATGGCGAGATGCGCCCCATTGACGAATACTGGACTCGTAATGGAAAACAGCGCAACCGCCATGTAAGCCTGCATATCCTCGTAAACAAATCTATCGAGCAGGCTCCTTAA